The Polyangium aurulentum genomic interval GGTCACGAGGTGCCCGTAATAGATCACGGCCGCGTCGAGGTCGGGCTCGTTCAGCGCGAGCTTCAACGACCACGCGCCGCCGAAGCACCAGCCGATGGAGCCCGTCTTGCTCGCCTTGACGCGCGGGTCTTTCTCCAGGAAATCGTGCGCCGCGAGCACCGTCGCCAGCGCCTTCTTTTCGTCGACCGCCTTCATCGCCGCCATCGCCTCGTCGGGCGTGGTCGCCGCCTTGCCGCCATAAAGATCGACCGCGAGCGCCGCGTAGCCGTCCTCGGCCAGGCGATCGGTCCAGTGGCGGATGTTGTCGTTGAGCCCCCACCATTCGTGAATCACGACGAGCGCGGGCAAGGGCGCCCCTTTGCCCTCGGGCAGGCTCAGATACATCGCCGTGCCCTCGATCTCCACCTTTTGCCCGCGGCCCGGCGGCACTTTCTCGGGCGAGAGCTGGTGCAGCGCCTTGAAAGCCTCCTCCGACAGCATCCCCGTGTGCGGGCTCGGCGCCCCCTTCGCGCCCTGATCGGCCGGCGCGGCGTCCGCGGTCTTCGACGACGCCGGGTCCTGGACCGGCGTCTCCCCGCCGCCGCACGCGGCCGACACGAGCACCGAAAGGGCCGCCGCGAGGCGGAAGGTCGTTCGCTGAGAAAGACGCTGGGACATGGCAAACCTCCTTGGGCGGCGCACTCTACACCAATCATCTCGTTCTGCTATCGGAGGTTTTCCGGTATCGTCTAGGACATGCCCGCGCGCCCCGCCGCCCTCTTGCTCGCCGCCGCGCTCCTGCTTTCGGCCGCCTCCGCCCGCGCCGATCGCGCCCTTTTGCCGCCGAGCCTCGTCGCGCTCGACTCGCCCGAGGGCCAGCGCCTCCTCGTCGGGGCCTCCGCGCGCGAGGACTTCTTCCACCTCGTCCACACCTACGTCTCGCAGGAGCGCCCCTCTTACTGCGGCGTCGCGAGCTGCGTCACGGTCCTCAACGCGCTGCCCATCGCCGCGCCCGAACCGGCCTTCAATCAGGTCAACTTCTTCAATCCCGCAGCCCAGCGCATTCGCTCCGCCGAGGACGTCGGCCGCGGCGGCATGGCCCTCGACGACCTCGGCGACCTTTTGCGCGCGCACCCGGTCGAGGTGAAGGTCGTCCACGCGAGCGACACGACGCTCGAGGATTTCCGCGCCGCCGTCTCGAAGAACCTCGGCAACGCCAACGATTACGTCATCGTCAACTACGAGCGCTCCGAGGTCGGCCAGGAGTCGCTCGGCCACATCTCCCCGCTCGCCGCATACGACGCGCCCTCCGACCGCTTCCTGCTCCTCGACGTCGCCCGCTACAAATACCCGCCCGTCTGGGTCCCCGCCGCGGATCTCTTCCGCGCCATGCGCACGACCGACCCGACCACCGGCCAATCACGCGGGTTCGTCCTGGTCTCCCCCGCCCCCGACGCCACTCCCCCGCCGCCCGCGAAGAAGCCGATGAGCCCGCTCGTTTTCATTGCAGGTGCCGCCCTGGGCATCGCCTTTCTGCTCGGCGCGGGCGCGGGCGCGGGCGTCGCGACGTGGCGACTTCGCAGGACGAGCAGGAGAGCACGGGCGGACGCCTGAACGCGCGCCCCCCTCGCGTGAGCCTCGCACTTTCTTGGAACTTCGGCGTAAGATTCGCTGTCGGGGCTCGACATCGGACGACGCGGCGCACGCGCTGCGAGCGTCCGGTGACCAGACGTCCATTCGACCCCTGCATACGGAGGTTCTCATGCTCGAAGCGTTCAGGCTCGGTGGTTGGGGCATGTTCCCCACGCTCTTCTTCGGCGTCCTCTTCGTCACGGTGGCCATCGGCTACGCCCGAAACCCCGAGCGCGCGCGCCGAGTGCTCCTCTCGGTCCTGTCGCTTCTGACCTTGGCCGCCGGCGGCCTCGGATTCGTCACCGGCGCCATCGTGACCCTCACCTACGCGGCCGGAACGCCGAACCAGGACGCGGTCATCGCCATGGGCATCAGCGAGTCGCTGCACAACATCGCCCTCGCCCTGATCCTGGTCGTGCTGGGCGGCATCGCCACCGCCGTCGGCGCGTGGCGCGCCCAGCAGCAGCAGCAGAAGCCCTGATCAGAATCCGAGATTCATCACCGGCATGAAGGGCAGCCCGCCCCCCCTCGAGACGTTCACCAGCCCGAGCTGAACGCCGCGCAGCCGCTCCGTGTAATTCACGAGCCCCACCTGCACCCCGCGCACGAATTTCGTCTTGTTCACGACGCCGATCGACGCGCCGAACATCCGGTCGGAGAGGTTCGCCCCGCCAATCTGCACGCCGGTGACCTCTTCGGTGGTGTTGAAGAGGCCGGCCTGCAGCCCGGACATGTCCTCCTTGACGACGTTCCCGCCGCCGATCTGCGCTCCGGTGAAGTCGTCGCCCGTGTAGTTCGCGACGCCGATCTGCGCGACTCCCTTGAACTTGCGGCGCGCCCAGTTCGCGGGCGCGACCTGGAAGACGCCGTTGAAATCGTCGCGCACGTAGTTGAACAGGCCGCTCAACTGCATCACGCCCTTGAAGTGTTGCCCCACCCCGTTGAACAGCGGCGAGGCCTGCAAGATCCCGCGAAAATCCCTGTTCGCGTAGTTGCCGAGGCCCACCTGGGCAATGCCGCGGAAGTTGCCCCTCAGGATCACGTTCGCGCCGCCCCCCTGGACGAGGCCCACGAAGTCCTGCTGGAGGACGTTGATCAAGCCCGCCTGGGTGACCCCGTAAAACCCCTCCTCCGCGTAGCTCGCGAGCCCCACCTGCGCGATCCCCATGAACCTGCCGTCGATGCCGTTCAACACGCCGAGCTGAAGAACGCCGTGGAAATGCTTGCGGGTGATCGCATTGAACCCCCCGAGCTGAAGGACGCCGTAGAAGCTGCCACCCTCGATGCGGTTGTGCCCGCCGACCTGCGCGAGCCCCACGAAGCTCTGCGGGCCGCCGCGGCCCGGAAGGGAGCCCTCGTCCCAGTCGATCGCCTCGCCGATCTTGTTGTAGGCGCCAATCTGCAAGCCTCCCACGAAGACCTGCGCGGTGTTCACCGCGCCGAGCTGCAACAGGCCCACGAAGCGCTGCGCGTCGTTCCGCCAGACGGCGTATTGCAAGACGCCCGCGAAAAAGTCCGTGGTCACGTTGCGGTAGAGCGAGATCTGCCCGCCGCCGTAAAGCTCGTCGGCCACGTTGCGACCCAGCGCGAGCTGAAAGCCGCCGTGGAAGGTGTCCTCGATCTCCGTGTGGACGAGCCCGACCTGCGCGAGGCCCGCGAACGAGGCCGCCTCGCTGCCGAAGAAGCCGAATTGAAGCGGACCGTAGAACTCCTTCGCGCTGGCCGTCACGAGCCCGAGCTCGGCGATCCCTGCGAACATGTCCGCCTCGGGGAAGATGCCCGGCAGGAGCACGTAGCGGCGCGTCGGCTTGGGCGGCAAGGGCGGCGGGCGATAGGGCGGCGGGTGGTACGGCGAATGCGTGTACGGCGGCGTGACCGGCGGCTCGGAGGGCGTGTCGCCCGCGACCGGGACCGGCTCCCGAGGCACCCCGCCCTCGGTCGCGACGTCCTGAGCCCTCGCCTCGGCAGCGCCGCACAGCGAGAAGACGGCGAACGCCGCCGTGAGCACCCTGCCTGCCGGACGCTTCGATTCCATGTGGTTCGCCATCAACGCCTCGTTCGGCCGGAGCTTACAGGAAGCGCTTCGCCCCGATCCACGAACGTCGGTCCGGGCCGCGCATCGCTCCGCTCAGCGGCGTGACAGCTCGTAGACGAGCATCTCGCCGAGCATCTCGTCGTCGGTGTCGACCACGCGGAAGCCGAGCTTTTCGAGGATGCGCCGCGAAGCCGTGTGCCACGTGAACGTCGAGGCGCGGACGGCGCGCACGCGCGGATCGGTGAGCGCCCACGACACCGACACCGACACCGCCTCGAAGCCATAGCCCTGCCGCTGCGATTCTTCCTCGATGCCGTACGCGACCTCGACGACGCCCTTCGGATCGGGCCCGCCGTGGAAGACGACGCTGCCGATCACGCGCGGCGGATCCTCGCGCGAGATGGCCACGCGATCGCCCCAAAGGCGGTGCTCCGGATCGGCCCGCACGGCCTCGAGACGCGCGAGGAACGCGCGCTCGACCAGCGCGCGCCCAGGCCAGGCCGTGGGCATTTTCGCCCCGAGGATCGCCTCGGTGTCCGCGCGGCGGCCATCGAGCACGGCCTCGACCAGTTCCACCGTCATCGGGACCAACAAGAGGCGCGGGGTCTCGAGCCTGGGGCAGGTCACGAACAGAATGTCTCAGAGCTCCTCGCGCACGGCAAGCGAACGCGACCGACGCGGCGCGGCGCACGAGCGGCGCCATGAAGCTGACACTGTCACGTTCCGTATCGGAAAGGAATTCAATGCGGACGCTCGAAAAGCCCGAAGAAGCGCCCGGGTCTTGACAGCGGGCCGCCGTTGGCGTGGAACCAATGAACGGATCCCGAGTCCGATGGCCCCTTCGCAACACCCCCTCGCCCCTGGCGCGCTCGTCGCGCGCAGGTTCGCCGTCGAGGCGGTCGCTGGAAACGGCGGCATGGGGGAGGTCTACCGCGCGCTCGACCAGGAGAGCGGGCAGCGCGTCGCGCTCAAGCTGGTCCATTTGGACGCGAGCCCGCGCGACGTCGAGCGCTTCGCCCGCGAGGCGCGCATCCTTTCCGAGGTCCGCCACCCGCGCATCGTCGGGTACGTGGCGCACGGCGTGTGCGAGGACGGGCGCCCTTACTTGGTGATGCAATGGTTGGAGGGCGAAGATCTTTCGAAAAGGCTCGCGCGCGGGCCGCTCGGCACCCGCGCCGCCCTCGGCCTCCTCGGCTGCCTGGCCGAGGCGCTCTCCGCGCTGCACGTGCGCGGCGTTGTGCACAGGGACCTGAAGCCCTCGAACGTGCTTCTGTGCGACGGTGAGCTCGAGCGCGCCACCATCCTCGACCTCGGCATCGCGCGCTCCGAGGCCTCGTGCCCGATCACGGCCGCGGGCGTGCTCCCCGGGACGCCCCAGTACATGTCCCCCGAGCAGGTGCGCGGCGAGGGCGAGCTGGGCCCGAGCTCGGACATCTTCTCGCTCGGCTGCATCCTCTACGAATGCCTCGCGGGCAGGCCGCCGTTCCTCTCCGACGACGTGCGGTCGCTCTACGCGAAGATCCTCTTCGAGCCCCCGCCCGCGCTCACGCAGCTCAGGCCCGGGATCCCCGGGGCCGTCGAGGCGCTCGTGCTTCGCATGCTCGAGAAGGACCCTGCCAAGCGCCCCCCGAGCGCCGCGGCGCTGGTGAGCGAGCTGGGCGCCCTGTCGGGCACATCGGCGCCCGCGGATCCGTACTCGCCCGCGTGGAGCCGCATCGAGCAGCGGCTCGTGAGCGTGGTCATGGCGGCGCCTTCGCCGCGCACGAGCGGGGTGTTCTTCGAGCCGGCGTGGTCCGAGCGTCAAGCCGAGATGGGCGAGGCGATGCGCGCCGCGGCGGCTTCCATGGGCACGCGCGCCGAGGTGCTGGAGGACGGCTCGCTGCTCGCGACGATCTCGCAGGGGCGCGGCTCGGCGGCGGACGGGGCGGCGCTCGCGGCGCGTTGCGCGCTGCGGATCAAGGACCGCTGGCCCGAGGCCCTCGTCGTGATCACCACGGGCCGCGCGGTGCTCGGCGAGGGCTTGCCCATGGGCGAGGCGATCGATCGGGCGGTCGAGGAGATGCGCGCGCTGGCGAGCGGCGCGCCGCGGACTCCCAAGGGCTGCGTGCTCAGCGACGAGCTGACGGCGCGCCTCGTCTCCGGCCGCTTCCTCGCGCGCCGCCGCAATGGAGCGCGCGTTTACCTGCACGCGGAAGCGAGCGAGGCGGACGACGCGCGCCTCGTGCTCGGAAAAACCCTGCCCTGCGAGGGGCGGTCTCGCGAGATCGAGTCGATCGAGCGCGCGCGCGCGGCCTCTGCCGAGGACCGCTCGGCCGGGGCGATCGTGATCACGGCGCCGGCAGGCACGGGCAAGACGCGCATCCACCGCGAGCTCGTCCGCCGCATGGCCGCGCGGGGCGACGACGCCCTCGTGCTCGTGGGGCGCGGCGATCCGCTCGGCCCGACCTCGGCGTACGCGATGCTCGGCGACGCGCTACGGCGGCATTCAGGCGTCGTTCAGCTCCTCGACGAGCTGTCCGGGATGGCGCCGCCGGACGCGAAGGCGGCGGCGCCAAAGCGCCCCCCGCGCGCCGTTCGTGCGCAGATCGAGGCCGCTTTCCTCGACTGGTTGCGGGCCGAGTGCGACCGGCGGCCGGTGCTGCTCGTGCTCGAGGATCTGCACGGGGGCGATGCGCAGAGCGTCGGGCTCGTGGAGCGGGCTCTGTGCGAGCTTCACGATCGCCCGCTCTTCGTGCTCGGCCTCGCGCGGCCCGAGGTCGACGAGGTCTTCCCCCGGCTCTGGGAGAAGCACGCGCAGCGGATGCGCCTGTCGACGCTCGGCCGGCGCGCGGCGGAGCGGCTCGTGCGCGAGGCGCTCGGCAAGGGGACGGCCGAGGCGACGGTGGCCCGGATCGTCGATCAATCGGCGGGCAACCCGCTCTACCTCGAGGAGCTGGTGCGCGAGCACGCCGAGGGTCGGGGCGATCTCACGCCGGCGTCGCTGCTCGCGATGATGCAGGCGCAGCTCATGCGGCTCCCGCCCGAGGCGCGCCGGGTGCTGCGGGCCGCGAGCGTCCTCGGCGACAGGTTCTGGCGCGGCGGCGTGCTGGCGGTGATGGGCGAGGACGCGCGCGCGCACGCCGTCGACCGCTGGCTCGATGCGCTCGTGGAGGCGGAGCTGGTGCAGCGCCGGCGCCACAGCCACGTGACCGGCGACGTCGAGTACGGCATCGACCACGCCCTCGTGCGCGAGGCCGCCTACGAGCTGCTCACGGACGAGGATCGGCAAACGGGGCACCGCCGAGCGGCCGCGTGGCTCGAGGGCGCGGGGGACCAGGACCCGGCCGCGCTCGCCGAGCACTGGCTGCGCGCGGGTGAAGCGGCGCGCGCGCGGGCCTACCACGTGCGCGCCGCGGGCGAGGCGTTCGAGCGCAACGACCGCGAGGCGACGATCGCGCACACGCGGCGGGTCGAGCAGCTCAGCGGCGAAGGCGACACCGATCGCGGCATCGCGCGCGCCATGGCGTGCGTGATGCTCTACTGGCACAAGGACTGGACGGGGGCGCTCGCGGCAGGCTTCGAGGCCCTGTCGCTGCTCACGCCCGCGAGCCTGTGGTGGTGCCGCGTGGCGGGCGCGATGAGCATCATCACGGGCCTCGAGTCGCACGCCGACGCGTTCCCCCGGCTCGCCGCGCAGATCGTCTCCGCGCGCCCGGCCTCCGAGGTGCTCGGGGCCTACGCCGCCTCGCTCGGCCGGCTGCTCTGCCTCCTGGGCGTGCGGCTCGACCGGCAAACGGCGGCCGGGGTGCTCTCGCGCATGCGCGAGCTCGTCGAGGAGGTGGGCGCCGTCGATCCGGGCGCGCACGGCTGGGCGCGCTTCTCGGCGTACGAATACAGCCGCGCCACGACGCTCGAGCCGTTCACGCAGCTCGAGACCATCGAGGACGCGGCGCGGGCCTTCGAGGAGGCGGGCAACGTGCACATGCACGCGCTCGCCCGCGCGCGGGTCGGCGAGGCGCGCGCGGCCCTCGGGGCGCACGACGAGGCAGAGCGCCTCATGCGCGAGGCCCTGGAGCAGTGCGCGGGGTTCCGCGACACGCTCGCGACGATGGGCGTCCGCAGCCTGTTCGCGACGTTCCTCGTCGAGCGGGGCGGCTCCGAGAGGCGCGCGGAGGCGGAGCGGATCGCGCGCGAGCTCGTCGCGGAGACCGGCGTCTCGGGGTACGACGTGGGCCTGGCGCACGGGCTGCTCGCGAGAATCGCGCTCGCGGAGGACGACCTCGCGCGGGCCGAGGCCGAGGTCGAAGAGGGCATCGCGCGCCTCGCCCGCGCGCCGGTGCGGCGTCTATCGCTCCTCGCCACGCGCGTGCGCGTGCTGCTCGCGCGGGGGCGCGTGGCGCTCGCCGCAGAGCGCGCGAGGGAGGCGCTCGCCGAGCTCCGGAATCTCGGGGGCGCCGGCGCCGTGGAACTGGACCTCTGCGCCGCGGCCGCGGAGGCGCTGCTCGCGGTGGGTGACCTCCCGGGGCTGCGCGAGGTGCTCGCAGGCGCGCTCGAGGGCCTGCTTGCCGCCTTGCAAGACGTCCCCGAGGGCGACATGCAGGTTCGCCTGCTTCGTAATGTTCCGACAAACGCTCTGCTTCTGCGCCTGTCGCTCGCCTATTTGCCGGAGGAGACGGAGCGCGATTTCGCCTCGTTTTTGAGCGACGACGAGGCCGAGGAGAGCGCGGCCTAGAACATCGACGCTCTAGCTCCGGTGGCCCGCGGCCACGCACGCCGCGAAACCGAGCACCTTCGGCCCGTCCTTCGTGCCCGTGGGCGTCGGCTCCCACCCGCGCCCGAGCCTCGCCGCGAGCATTTCCTCGGCCGTCGGCTTGTGCTCCCAGACGGCGACCGCCGTCAATCCGCCCAGTCAGGTCGTGTCGTAGACCAGATACACGCCCGCCGGGTGTGCCATCACGACATCGTGCGTGTACTCGTCCTGCACGACGACATCCTCGACGATGCGCGGCGGCGTGAGCGCGAGCCCCCAGCGGACCACGTCCTCGAGCGTCCGCTGCGCCTCGACGAGCGCGCAGATCGCCCCGCGAACCTCGCCGCTGACCGTGACCCTCCACTCGATGTCCATCGCGCGCCTCGCCTCTCCCACGAGCTTACGCCGGGCGCCGCGACGGGTAAACGAGGAGAGCCCGCCCGCCATGAGCGCCCGCCCGGCCGCCTCCGGAGCCCCCGAGGCATTGATATGCGTCAATGTAGGTATGGACAGGAATGTGCACGAGGTGCCCGATGCCATGAAACGAGATCGGGCAATTCGACCCGCTGCGCAAACGCCGTGTTGCGCGACTGCGCAACCCTCTGTCGGACGCGAGGCACGGATCGAAGTCGAATTATCGATAGGAAATGCAGGCGAGCGGCGAGCGGCGAGCGGCGAGCGGCGAGCGGCGAGCGCGCTGCCATGGAATGCCGCGGGGCCGCGTCGCGGGGGGAAATCCCACCCAGCGTCGCAGCCCCGAGAGCATTCCTTCCGAGCCCGCCTCACGATGGCGAGCGAGCGGTCTGAACCGTCCTGTCCGTCCTAGCGGCTACGCCGGGACAGCGGCAGGAAGAACTGGCTTCCTTCGAGGACGGTCGCAGCGCCGCCCCGGCCGTACTCCGGGATGACCGCGAGCCGGCCCGCCACGATGATGCCGCTGCGCGCGAAGAGCGCCTGACTGGCGTCCTGCCGCTCACGCTCGCTGGCGCGGACCTCCGAGAGCTTGACCTCATGGATCTGCTGCAGGTCCTTGACGTTGAGGGTCTCGGCATCGAAGCTTGGACAGGGAGCCACGACGCACACGAGGTCATTGAACCGCGCCTTGTAGAACTCGCCGACGTACGCGACTCGCTGCGGCGCGATCCACGCCGAGCGAACGGTCAGGGTGCCATACCCGGTCGAGCCGCTGTCGAGGTCGCCGAAGAGCACGACGCGCGTATCTTCGCGACGCGGTCCGATCGCGTCACGCAGCGCGTTTTGCCCGAAGGCGTTATGGCGGAACCACGACAGATCGAGATCTGCGACGTAGCACTCGCTGCCGCGCGTGCCGTCGGCACATTCGGTCTCTGCCTGATTGACGGCCGACACGAAGTAGCCGCCGCACATCGGCGCCGCGCAACGCCGGACGTCGTAGCGCGCGGTGTAATAGGTCGCTGTGGTGACTGCTTCCGCGGTTTCCGCGGTGTCTTCCTCCAGATCCAGCTCTGGATCCAGGTCAGGGCCGGCGCAGCCGGCGGCGTAGAACGGTGAGCAAATGGCCAACGAGAAAAGTGCGAGGATGCGACGAGGTGACACGAGGACCTCCTGCCTCGACCGTTGAGCAAACGAGGTGCCGAGCCAGCGCGGCGCTTGTCGCATGGACAAACGCCGCGGTCGCGTGTCCTTTTCCGTCAGAATTTCCCGAGAAACGCGCGTAGGCTCGACTCCTGCGCGCGGCGCTGCGCGGCGCAGAGCGAGATGCCCTCGAGCGCCTGCGCGAGGTTACGCGGGCCGCCCACCAGCTCGGCGACGCGGTCCTTGAAGACCCGCGACACCGCCTCGCGATGCCCCTCGTCGCAGAACCCCTCGAAGCTCATCGGCATGTACCCCAGGGACTCGCCCGCGATGCGCCCGCGCAAGGCCGCGAAGTTCTTTTCAACGAACGCGAGCGACAGGTCGAGCGAGCGCTCGTCGCGCCACAGCATCCGCATCCTCTCACGCGGGTCGAGCTCGTCGCCGAGCATGAGCGCGAGCGACTCGTTCACGAGCGCGGGATCGCGGAAGCTCGCGAGGGCCGAGATCAAGGCATTGCGACGCTGCGTGTGGTTCGGCTTCTTCAGCTCCCCGCGGATGCGATCGAAGAGGGGCCGACCGCCGCGGCGCGCGGTGATCATGAGGGCCGTCGTCGCGATGTCCTGAGGCACCGCGGCGGGGTCGTCGAGCCAGCGCTGCGCGATCGTGGAGGCCTCGGCGATGAGGGGTTTGTCCTCGCCCCGCTCGGCGAGGAGCGCGAGCAGCGGCGGACGGAGCAGGGTCGTCTCCTCATCCTCCCCGGCGCGGGGAGAAAAGCCGAGCGCGTGGGTCCGCTTGCCGAACGTCTTCACGAGGAAGCGCGCGAAGTTCGGCCGCAGATCCTCGGGCAGCATGACCTCGCGCACGCCGAAGACGAGCCCGAGCGCGTTGCGTTCGAGGATCGGATTGGCGTCCTTCACGAGGCCGGGCACGAGGGCGAGCGCCTCGGACGCGGGCATCGCGCCGCTCGTGACGAGCGCATCGACGTCGCGCACGGCCGCCACGCGCTCGGGCAATGCGAGCGCGCCCTGTCCCTTGCCGAGGAGCGCCGAGAGCGCGTCGCGGCCATAAGCGGCCCGATAATACCCGTGCCCGCCCTCCTTCAGCGCGACCCACGCGGGGCATTGCTTGGCGCCGGGGAGCGGCAGCTCGGCGGTCTTCTTGTCGAGCAGCACGCAGGCGCGCCCGTCGGCCTTTTCGTTGCCATGGCGCAGACAGACCGGGAGCTGCCAGGTCTGCTCGGGCGCGCCGCGCGAGCCCGCCGGCAGCCAGCGCTCCTGCGAGAGCCGGACCGCGGGGGGTTTGCCCTTGTCGCATGCAATCTCGGCGCGCACGAGAGGAACGCCGGCCTGGTCGAGGAAGCTCGAGAACGCGGGCGCGATGTCCTTGCCGGCCTCGGCGCTGAGCGCCGCCAGAAAATCGGCAGATCTGGCGTTCTTGTGGGCGTGCGCGGCGAGATAGCGCTGAACGCCCTTCTGGAACTTCTCGGGCCCGATCCACGCCTCGAACATGCCGAGCAGCGCGGCGCCCTTCGAATACGTGATGGAGTCGAAGGCGTTGGCGATGTCGTCCTTCGTGTGGATCTCCTGGCGGACCTTGCGCGCGCTGAGGAGGCCGTCCTCGCTCATGGCCCAGGAGTGCGAGCCGATGCGGCGCGCGTCCTCGCGCCAGCCGGGCTCGAAGCGCTCGATGATCCGGCTGCTCATCCAGGTGGCGAATCCCTCGTTCAGCCAGATGTCTTCCCAGAAATCCATGGTGACGAGGTCGCCGAACCATTGATGCGCGAGCTCGTGCGCCATGGTGCCGGCAAAGCCGCGCTTCCAGCCGACGGTCTCCTCGTGCGGCAGGGCGAGCGAGCCGCTCGCGCCGTACGTGATGAGCCCCGGGTTCTCCATCGCGCCGAACGTGGCGAGGCGCGGGACGGCGACCACGTCGAGCTTCTCGTAAGGATATGCGCTGCCCAGGTAATCCTCGAGCAGGCCGAGCAGGGGCCCCGTGGTCTTTGCCGCATAACGCGCCTGCGCGCCCTTGCCGCGCGGGACGGCGATGCGCACCGCCGTCTTGTTGCGGCCCGCCTTGCCGGCGTCGATGAGATCGAACGGCCCGACCGCGAATGCGACGAGATAGCTCGGCAGGGGCTTCGTGGGCGCGAAGCGAACGAGCTTTTTGCCCCCGTCGGCGGGCGTCTCCGACACGGCGGGCGTGTTTCCGAGGGCAACCAGATCCTTGGGGACGCGCAGCGACAGCTCCCAGGGGACCTTGATGCCCGGATCGTCGATGCACGGGAAGACGCGCCGCGCGGCAATGGACTCGAACTGGGTGAAGACGTACGAGGCGCCGCCCTCGTCCTCGCGGAAAGCGCCGTGATCGTCGCGGGTCGAGATGGCGCCGCGATAGACGAGGTGCAGGCGGGCGGGGCCAGCGGCGGGGGGCGCGTCGAATGCGATTCCGATGACCTCGTCACCGCCCGGCACGACGCGGCCACGCAGCGACTGGCCGCTCGCTTCGAGCCGCGCCTCGTCGATGTC includes:
- a CDS encoding dienelactone hydrolase family protein: MSQRLSQRTTFRLAAALSVLVSAACGGGETPVQDPASSKTADAAPADQGAKGAPSPHTGMLSEEAFKALHQLSPEKVPPGRGQKVEIEGTAMYLSLPEGKGAPLPALVVIHEWWGLNDNIRHWTDRLAEDGYAALAVDLYGGKAATTPDEAMAAMKAVDEKKALATVLAAHDFLEKDPRVKASKTGSIGWCFGGAWSLKLALNEPDLDAAVIYYGHLVTDPAQLKTIKAPILGVFGNKDKAITKESVDDFEKGLKTAGVEHTILRYDADHAFANPSQQRYDEKAAAESWEKVREFLAAKLKPAK
- a CDS encoding phytochelatin synthase family protein, whose translation is MPARPAALLLAAALLLSAASARADRALLPPSLVALDSPEGQRLLVGASAREDFFHLVHTYVSQERPSYCGVASCVTVLNALPIAAPEPAFNQVNFFNPAAQRIRSAEDVGRGGMALDDLGDLLRAHPVEVKVVHASDTTLEDFRAAVSKNLGNANDYVIVNYERSEVGQESLGHISPLAAYDAPSDRFLLLDVARYKYPPVWVPAADLFRAMRTTDPTTGQSRGFVLVSPAPDATPPPPAKKPMSPLVFIAGAALGIAFLLGAGAGAGVATWRLRRTSRRARADA
- a CDS encoding LA_2272 family surface repeat-containing protein; protein product: MESKRPAGRVLTAAFAVFSLCGAAEARAQDVATEGGVPREPVPVAGDTPSEPPVTPPYTHSPYHPPPYRPPPLPPKPTRRYVLLPGIFPEADMFAGIAELGLVTASAKEFYGPLQFGFFGSEAASFAGLAQVGLVHTEIEDTFHGGFQLALGRNVADELYGGGQISLYRNVTTDFFAGVLQYAVWRNDAQRFVGLLQLGAVNTAQVFVGGLQIGAYNKIGEAIDWDEGSLPGRGGPQSFVGLAQVGGHNRIEGGSFYGVLQLGGFNAITRKHFHGVLQLGVLNGIDGRFMGIAQVGLASYAEEGFYGVTQAGLINVLQQDFVGLVQGGGANVILRGNFRGIAQVGLGNYANRDFRGILQASPLFNGVGQHFKGVMQLSGLFNYVRDDFNGVFQVAPANWARRKFKGVAQIGVANYTGDDFTGAQIGGGNVVKEDMSGLQAGLFNTTEEVTGVQIGGANLSDRMFGASIGVVNKTKFVRGVQVGLVNYTERLRGVQLGLVNVSRGGGLPFMPVMNLGF
- a CDS encoding GNAT family N-acetyltransferase yields the protein MTCPRLETPRLLLVPMTVELVEAVLDGRRADTEAILGAKMPTAWPGRALVERAFLARLEAVRADPEHRLWGDRVAISREDPPRVIGSVVFHGGPDPKGVVEVAYGIEEESQRQGYGFEAVSVSVSWALTDPRVRAVRASTFTWHTASRRILEKLGFRVVDTDDEMLGEMLVYELSRR
- a CDS encoding serine/threonine-protein kinase, producing the protein MAPSQHPLAPGALVARRFAVEAVAGNGGMGEVYRALDQESGQRVALKLVHLDASPRDVERFAREARILSEVRHPRIVGYVAHGVCEDGRPYLVMQWLEGEDLSKRLARGPLGTRAALGLLGCLAEALSALHVRGVVHRDLKPSNVLLCDGELERATILDLGIARSEASCPITAAGVLPGTPQYMSPEQVRGEGELGPSSDIFSLGCILYECLAGRPPFLSDDVRSLYAKILFEPPPALTQLRPGIPGAVEALVLRMLEKDPAKRPPSAAALVSELGALSGTSAPADPYSPAWSRIEQRLVSVVMAAPSPRTSGVFFEPAWSERQAEMGEAMRAAAASMGTRAEVLEDGSLLATISQGRGSAADGAALAARCALRIKDRWPEALVVITTGRAVLGEGLPMGEAIDRAVEEMRALASGAPRTPKGCVLSDELTARLVSGRFLARRRNGARVYLHAEASEADDARLVLGKTLPCEGRSREIESIERARAASAEDRSAGAIVITAPAGTGKTRIHRELVRRMAARGDDALVLVGRGDPLGPTSAYAMLGDALRRHSGVVQLLDELSGMAPPDAKAAAPKRPPRAVRAQIEAAFLDWLRAECDRRPVLLVLEDLHGGDAQSVGLVERALCELHDRPLFVLGLARPEVDEVFPRLWEKHAQRMRLSTLGRRAAERLVREALGKGTAEATVARIVDQSAGNPLYLEELVREHAEGRGDLTPASLLAMMQAQLMRLPPEARRVLRAASVLGDRFWRGGVLAVMGEDARAHAVDRWLDALVEAELVQRRRHSHVTGDVEYGIDHALVREAAYELLTDEDRQTGHRRAAAWLEGAGDQDPAALAEHWLRAGEAARARAYHVRAAGEAFERNDREATIAHTRRVEQLSGEGDTDRGIARAMACVMLYWHKDWTGALAAGFEALSLLTPASLWWCRVAGAMSIITGLESHADAFPRLAAQIVSARPASEVLGAYAASLGRLLCLLGVRLDRQTAAGVLSRMRELVEEVGAVDPGAHGWARFSAYEYSRATTLEPFTQLETIEDAARAFEEAGNVHMHALARARVGEARAALGAHDEAERLMREALEQCAGFRDTLATMGVRSLFATFLVERGGSERRAEAERIARELVAETGVSGYDVGLAHGLLARIALAEDDLARAEAEVEEGIARLARAPVRRLSLLATRVRVLLARGRVALAAERAREALAELRNLGGAGAVELDLCAAAAEALLAVGDLPGLREVLAGALEGLLAALQDVPEGDMQVRLLRNVPTNALLLRLSLAYLPEETERDFASFLSDDEAEESAA
- a CDS encoding DUF6748 domain-containing protein produces the protein MSPRRILALFSLAICSPFYAAGCAGPDLDPELDLEEDTAETAEAVTTATYYTARYDVRRCAAPMCGGYFVSAVNQAETECADGTRGSECYVADLDLSWFRHNAFGQNALRDAIGPRREDTRVVLFGDLDSGSTGYGTLTVRSAWIAPQRVAYVGEFYKARFNDLVCVVAPCPSFDAETLNVKDLQQIHEVKLSEVRASERERQDASQALFARSGIIVAGRLAVIPEYGRGGAATVLEGSQFFLPLSRRSR